A single Triticum dicoccoides isolate Atlit2015 ecotype Zavitan chromosome 2A, WEW_v2.0, whole genome shotgun sequence DNA region contains:
- the LOC119354211 gene encoding uncharacterized protein LOC119354211 isoform X1, whose protein sequence is MITIMSPLTSEEHAPSSPLSTPEEPASCLPEFLAQRSTVSPTVATTEVAKASNPTQVEAREVRLSDLAPMMLDDTDVQTMLSVGCPLLLKFYHHLVVLESRDNILSSAAAKPRTPLYPSISSASRLPNMNTSSIFDTCAEAQWDEITDYREISVARFLYNYSGRFQKFVEHMIYKNKIFCQAQPCISTISQAKKYSWEIYRDPEECAPYGTTLLSSSHYHILVSNRFKQFSAQLVRSWNLHLNEQYIKQQKKEWSSLFLCTKMPYKHSDFGIAQAVCI, encoded by the exons ATGATCACCATCATGTCGCCTTTGACGTCGGAGGAACATGCACCGAGTTCGCCTTTGAGTACGCCGGAGGAACCGGCATCGTGTTTGCCGGAATTCTTGGCCCAGAGAAGCACTGTGAGTCCAACGGTGGCTACAACAGAG GTGGCAAAGGCGTCCAATCCAACTCAGGTGGAGGCCAGGGAGGTTCGGCTCTCGGACCTTGCACCAATGATGCTGGATGATACCGACGTGCAGACT ATGTTGTCGGTCGGGTGTCCTCTACTACTGAAGTTCTACCACCATCTGGTGGTGCTTGAGAGCAGAGACAACATACTTTCATCAGCAGCGGCCAAACCCCGTACACCCCTGTACCCCTCGATATCCAGTGCATCACGTCTGCCCAACATGAACACCTCCTCAATAT TTGACACTTGTGCAGAAGCCCAATGGGATGAAATTACGGACTACAGAGAG ATTTCGGTGGCAAGATTTTTGTACAATTACAGTGGCAGATTTCAGAAATTTGTAGAGCACATGATTTACAAGAACAAGATATTCTGTCAAG CACAGCCATGCATATCAACAATCAGTCAAGCAAAGAAATATTCATGGGAGATATACAGGGATCCAGAAGAATGTGCACCGTATGGCACTACCCTTTTGTCATCGAGCCACTATCACATTTTGGTCAGCAATCGGTTCAAGCAATTCTCAGCGCAATTAGTTAGAAGTTGGAATTTACATCTAAACGAACAATACATCAAGCAACAGAAGAAAGAGTGGTCATCTCTTTTTCTTTGCACCAAGATGCCATACAAGCATTCAGACTTTGGAATCGCACAAGCAGTTTGTATATAA
- the LOC119354209 gene encoding uncharacterized protein LOC119354209, which yields MELKFDALWKRDLLALSKYNVNGKVKAITVRNDYPDYHVPYFQVTEGFDLKKVKKLMLERDVEIAKSIANDIIIPDPAPQWVADNFLDKYAELEPILVKDSAWCFLRLFQNCRGRGMSSDLTITAQTLTFMVSFNALRCAKVVLEGMAPELYGMHANPNCINKFGHFALHEAAERFSVDMIKLLLRHGASPNVRTVRNDVIFDVIENLLPLHVTFENTCLHKYLEDNLEDNLSHNQSHLDYIYKLIHLLCLPEMKVFLDTTRLLAEKTNNVLQELWNYIEDGKIIQSAVLLLAAQEQIRGGSSSKINGSSKKNGFDIINKCIMRRSFALRWEKGSHATAPELLEERKTLTDCAWLLVDVISHAGEDLSAYIQTHSEVPHVEVFQHVSRILKEYGFCPNGDPMDTINLQPYDCRKSNGESCKGLTDANMAVMESANLDAAEKKVTTVENDGLSLMARQHTKQTKAVRKKVGRGLDPTYTRRSFFPHWRSVLQARLPLKVYPAYASSDPSPNHKLGPMPRTSPFTSNNQPRRSFVTAAIGAFRLLKVLK from the exons ATGGAATTGAAATTTGATGCACTGTGGAAAAGGGACTTACTTGCCCTGAGCAAATACAACGTTAATGGTAAAGTTAAAGCAATTACAGTAAGAAATGATTATCCGGACTACCATGTCCCTTATTTTCAAGTTACTGAGGGTTTTGATTTGAAAAAGGTTAAGAAG CTTATGCTAGAAAGGGATGTTGAGATCGCCAAGTCCATAGCAAACGACATAATCATCCCAGACCCTGCTCCCCAA TGGGTGGCTGATAACTTCTTGGACAAATATGCCGAATTGGAGCCCATCCTTGTAAAGGATAGTGCCTGGTGCTTCCTCCGACTCTTCCAGAACTGTAGAGGCCGGGGCATGTCATCGGATCTTACCATCACCGCACAAACCTTAACCTTCATGGTCAGTTTCAATGCCCTGCGATGTGCAAAAGTTGTATTGGAGGGCATGGCACCTGAGCTCTATGGGATGCACGCCAATCCCAACTGCATAAACAAATTTGGACACTTTGCGCTCCACGAAGCTGCTGAAAGGTTCTCTGTGGACATGATCAAGCTGCTTTTACGCCATGGTGCATCGCCCAATGTGCGCACAGTTCGCAATGATGTCATTTTTGATGTCATTGAGAATCTACTCCCGCTCCATGTCACATTTGAGAATACTTGTCTCCATAAGTATCTGGAGGACAATCTGGAGGACAATCTTTCTCACAACCAGAGTCATCTGGATTATATCTACAAGCTTATTCATCTGCTGTGTCTACCTGAGATG AAGGTCTTCTTGGACACAACTAGACTGCTTGCAGAAAAAACAAATAATGTACTTCAAGAGCTCTGGAATTACATTGAGGATGGAAAAATTATCCAGTCTGctgttctactactggctgctcaaGAGCAGATCCGTGGGGGCAGTTCTTCCAAGATAAATGGCAGTAGTAAGAAAAATGGGTTTGACATTATCAATAAATGTATAATGAGGCGTTCATTTGCCTTGAGATGGGAGAAAGGTTCACATGCAACGGCACCGGAGCTTCTGGAGGAAAGGAAGACACTTACTGATTGCGCATGGCTGCTTGTTGATGTAATTTCCCATGCCGGTGAAGATCTTTCTGCATACATTCAAACGCATTCTGAG GTGCCCCATGTGGAGGTCTTTCAACATGTTTCACGTATCCTCAAGGAGTATGGATTTTGCCCTAATGGAGATCCCATGGACACTATAAACCT CCAGCCTTATGACTGCAGAAAGTCAAACGGAGAGTCATGCAAAG GGCTTACAGATGCAAACATGGCAGTTATGGAATCGGCCAATCTGGATGCTGCAGAGAAAAAG GTCACAACTGTTGAAAATGACGGTCTCTCCCTTATGGCACGGCAACACACCAAACAAACAAAG GCTGTGAGAAAGAAAGTAGGCCGAGGATTGGATCCCACATACACAAGGAGAAGTTTTTTTCCACATTGGAGGTCAGTGTTACAAGCCCGGCTTCCTTTGAAGGTGTATCCAGCCTATGCAAGCTCAGATCCTAGTCCAAATCATAAACTTGGTCCAATGCCAAGGACCTCGCCATTTACAAGCAACAATCAACCCAGAAGGAGCTTTGTCACTGCTGCTATTGGTGCATTCAGGCTCTTGAAGGTGCTAAAGTAG
- the LOC119354211 gene encoding uncharacterized protein LOC119354211 isoform X2 gives MITIMSPLTSEEHAPSSPLSTPEEPASCLPEFLAQRSTVSPTVATTEVAKASNPTQVEAREVRLSDLAPMMLDDTDVQTMLSVGCPLLLKFYHHLVVLESRDNILSSAAAKPRTPLYPSISSASRLPNMNTSSIFDTCAEAQWDEITDYREISVARFLYNYSGRFQKFVEHMIYKNKIFCQAMHINNQSSKEIFMGDIQGSRRMCTVWHYPFVIEPLSHFGQQSVQAILSAIS, from the exons ATGATCACCATCATGTCGCCTTTGACGTCGGAGGAACATGCACCGAGTTCGCCTTTGAGTACGCCGGAGGAACCGGCATCGTGTTTGCCGGAATTCTTGGCCCAGAGAAGCACTGTGAGTCCAACGGTGGCTACAACAGAG GTGGCAAAGGCGTCCAATCCAACTCAGGTGGAGGCCAGGGAGGTTCGGCTCTCGGACCTTGCACCAATGATGCTGGATGATACCGACGTGCAGACT ATGTTGTCGGTCGGGTGTCCTCTACTACTGAAGTTCTACCACCATCTGGTGGTGCTTGAGAGCAGAGACAACATACTTTCATCAGCAGCGGCCAAACCCCGTACACCCCTGTACCCCTCGATATCCAGTGCATCACGTCTGCCCAACATGAACACCTCCTCAATAT TTGACACTTGTGCAGAAGCCCAATGGGATGAAATTACGGACTACAGAGAG ATTTCGGTGGCAAGATTTTTGTACAATTACAGTGGCAGATTTCAGAAATTTGTAGAGCACATGATTTACAAGAACAAGATATTCTGTCAAG CCATGCATATCAACAATCAGTCAAGCAAAGAAATATTCATGGGAGATATACAGGGATCCAGAAGAATGTGCACCGTATGGCACTACCCTTTTGTCATCGAGCCACTATCACATTTTGGTCAGCAATCGGTTCAAGCAATTCTCAGCGCAATTAGTTAG